A genomic stretch from Coffea arabica cultivar ET-39 chromosome 10c, Coffea Arabica ET-39 HiFi, whole genome shotgun sequence includes:
- the LOC113713363 gene encoding protein LYK5, with protein sequence MAAATAIFQYIFLLILVYQFDQSYGQQSYLNNKQFDCNVNWSTAMGFKCNGAAKSCRSYLTFRATSTYNSPVTIAYLLDTDATEIARINNVSDVGRIPSGTLIIVPVNCSCSGEFYQHNASYVLKGTVETYYAVANETYQGLTTCQSLQAQNSYNFRNLKVNMKLNIPVRCACPTKNQTASGFKYLLAYLITWGDSFEAIASMFNADVQSIYAANELSPNHLIHPFNPLLIPYKSEPTYINTSLLSFHLPPSPPQLPVVPAPPTSNNSSRKWVFIGVGIGVGVLLLLLVGFLVWFLRYRHRKGTSLAETKDHGDNNFASESVDVYRALPESESKSWSEGVKFAIESLTMYKYEELQHATGSFAEANRIRGSVYRGNFKGDYAAVKMIKGEALEEINVLKQISHSNIIRLSGFCLHDGNTYLVYEYAEKGGLSDLLHSQNKESDSYGLLEKEGYSSSCTLNWKQRVQIAYDVADAVNYLHNYANPPYIHKNLKSSNILLDGNMRAKVSNFSLARPLNADNQNEGSLNVQMTRHVIGTHGYMPPEYIENGLVTPKLDVFAIGVVILELLSGREAIRHQGEVGKLGEEELLYATINKVLDGENVREKLQDFMDPQFRNEYPLDLAHSVAQLARNCVAYDLNTRPPMAEVFVTLSKILSSSLDWDPSDELERSRSLDHAR encoded by the coding sequence ATGGCTGCTGCAACTGCAATTTTTCAGTACATTTTTTTACTCATTCTTGTTTATCAATTTGACCAATCGTACGGTCAGCAAAGCTATCTTAACAACAAACAGTTTGATTGTAACGTAAACTGGAGCACAGCGATGGGATTTAAATGCAATGGAGCAGCTAAATCTTGCAGGTCATACCTGACTTTCAGGGCAACTTCAACCTACAACAGTCCAGTCACCATAGCTTATTTGTTGGATACAGATGCGACTGAAATTGCCAGAATCAACAATGTTTCGGATGTGGGCAGAATTCCTTCTGGTACTTTGATCATTGTTCCTGTAAATTGTTCTTGTTCTGGTGAATTTTATCAGCATAATGCAAGTTATGTGTTGAAAGGAACCGTGGAGACTTATTATGCTGTTGCTAATGAAACTTATCAAGGTTTGACTACTTGCCAGTCACTGCAAGCTCAGAATTCGTATAATTTCAGGAATTTGAAAGTGAATATGAAGCTTAATATTCCAGTTAGGTGTGCTTGTCCTACCAAAAATCAGACTGCCTCTGGATTTAAGTATCTTTTAGCTTATCTTATAACATGGGGTGATTCTTTTGAGGCTATTGCTAGCATGTTTAATGCTGATGTGCAGAGTATATATGCTGCTAATGAGTTGTCTCCTAACCATCTTATTCATCCCTTCAATCCTCTTTTGATCCCATATAAATCTGAGCCTACTTATATCAATACCTCATTGCTTTCATTTCACCTACCTCCTTCCCCTCCACAGCTGCCTGTGGTGCCTGCACCACCTACTAGTAATAACTCCTCTCGCAAATGGGTTTTTATTGGAGTTGGAATTGGTGTTGGTGTTTTGCTGCTTTTATTGGTTGGCTTTCTTGTTTGGTTCCTGCGGTATAGGCACCGGAAAGGTACTTCACTGGCAGAGACTAAGGATCACGGTGATAACAACTTTGCTTCTGAATCTGTTGATGTTTACAGGGCTTTGCCAGAATCAGAAAGTAAGTCATGGTCTGAAGGGGTTAAGTTTGCAATTGAAAGTCTCACTATGTATAAGTATGAGGAATTGCAGCATGCCACAGGTTCTTTCGCGGAAGCCAACAGAATCAGGGGATCCGTTTATCGAGGCAATTTTAAGGGGGATTATGCAGCAGTGAAGATGATAAAAGGGGAGGCACTAGAGGAGATTAATGTACTCAAGCAAATTAGTCATTCAAATATAATAAGGCTTTCTGGTTTCTGTTTGCATGATGGTAACACATACCTTGTGTATGAGTATGCAGAGAAAGGTGGCTTGAGTGATTTGTTGCATTCTCAGAATAAAGAAAGTGATAGCTATGGTCTACTTGAAAAGGAAGGTTATTCTTCTTCATGTACATTGAATTGGAAACAGAGGGTTCAGATTGCTTATGATGTTGCTGATGCTGTAAATTATCTTCACAATTATGCTAATCCTCCTTACATTCATAAGAATTTGAAAAGCAGCAACATTCTTTTGGATGGTAACATGAGGGCCAAGGTTTCCAATTTTAGTCTTGCAAGGCCTTTGAATGCTGACAACCAAAATGAAGGGAGCTTGAATGTGCAAATGACAAGGCATGTTATTGGGACTCATGGTTATATGCCGCCAGAGTACATCGAGAACGGATTGGTGACCCCAAAACTTGATGTGTTTGCCATTGGAGTGGTGATTTTGGAGCTATTATCTGGAAGGGAGGCAATCCGTCATCAAGGTGAAGTGGGAAAGCTTGGGGAAGAGGAGTTACTCTATGCAACTATTAATAAGGTGTTAGATGGGGAAAACGTGAGGGAAAAGCTACAAGACTTTATGGATCCTCAATTCAGAAATGAGTACCCATTAGACTTGGCCCATTCAGTTGCTCAACTGGCTAGGAATTGTGTGGCTTATGATCTCAATACTCGTCCCCCGATGGCTGAGGTTTTTGTGACACTGTCCAAGATTCTTTCCTCATCTTTGGACTGGGATCCTTCAGATGAACTTGAACGCTCTAGATCACTAGATCATGCCAGATAG